In Fibrobacter sp. UWEL, a single genomic region encodes these proteins:
- a CDS encoding ABC-F family ATP-binding cassette domain-containing protein, with translation MIQVQNVSKSFGMQVLLDQASFLVADHERVGLVGRNGCGKSTLFKMILGQECLDGGVIDIPKKYTIGYLQQHINFTHATVHEEACSVLKPNEDGWLEEHKVEAILFGLGFDEESMHKDPMLLSGGFQIRLNLAKVLASEPDMLLLDEPTNYLDIVSMRWLSRFLRNWKGEVLLITHDHHFMDEVCTHTVGIHRHKIRKVKGTVEKLRETIAEEEEVAMRTQENEAKKKAQLEQVIERFRYKAAKAAMVQSKIKAAEKLATGTRLSHERNLEFSFTEAPFPGKRMLQVHNLAFKYGDGPELFSDLEFEVFKGDRIAIIGPNGRGKTTLLNLIAKELSPTTGEICHNPNLQINYFGQTNINRLNLENSVEEEIASAIAEVSQKSRARGLAGLMMFSGDNALKKVKVLSGGERSRVLLGKILASQCNMLLLDEPTNHLDMESIESLIDALDDYEGTAMVVTHDEELLHAFANRLVVFDGGKCRIFEGTYKDFLEKVGWAAEKKPGGMDGENAKLSNIDVTKDATPAASQAPSAKMDRKARADYIAERSKVIKPLEKAIAKIEEDIAKAEEQSGALEAKLVTASESGDGNAITSIAKEMDDIKKKIDDLYTQYEVKNAELEAANDKYPLD, from the coding sequence GTGATTCAAGTACAGAATGTTTCCAAGTCTTTCGGCATGCAGGTCCTTCTGGACCAGGCAAGCTTTCTCGTAGCAGACCATGAACGCGTTGGTCTCGTAGGTCGCAATGGCTGCGGCAAGTCCACCCTCTTCAAGATGATTCTTGGCCAGGAATGTTTAGACGGTGGCGTCATCGATATCCCCAAGAAGTATACCATCGGATATCTGCAGCAGCACATCAACTTCACTCACGCAACCGTTCACGAAGAAGCCTGCAGCGTGTTAAAGCCCAATGAAGACGGCTGGCTGGAAGAACACAAGGTGGAAGCGATCCTCTTCGGTCTTGGTTTTGATGAAGAATCCATGCACAAGGATCCCATGCTCCTTTCCGGCGGTTTCCAGATTCGTCTGAACCTTGCCAAGGTGCTGGCTTCTGAACCCGACATGCTTTTGCTGGACGAACCGACCAACTATCTGGACATTGTGTCTATGCGTTGGCTCAGCCGCTTTTTGCGCAACTGGAAAGGCGAAGTCCTGCTTATCACCCATGACCATCACTTCATGGATGAAGTCTGTACTCATACGGTGGGCATCCATCGTCACAAGATCCGTAAGGTGAAAGGCACCGTGGAAAAGCTCCGTGAGACCATTGCCGAAGAAGAAGAAGTGGCAATGCGCACCCAGGAAAATGAGGCCAAGAAAAAGGCCCAGCTGGAACAGGTCATCGAGCGATTCCGCTACAAGGCCGCCAAGGCAGCCATGGTGCAGTCCAAGATCAAGGCTGCAGAAAAATTGGCAACAGGCACCCGTCTTTCCCACGAACGCAATTTGGAATTCAGCTTTACGGAAGCACCCTTCCCCGGCAAGCGCATGCTCCAGGTTCACAATCTGGCCTTCAAGTACGGCGACGGCCCGGAACTTTTCAGCGACCTGGAATTTGAAGTTTTCAAGGGCGATCGCATTGCGATCATCGGTCCTAACGGACGCGGTAAAACGACCCTGCTGAATCTGATCGCCAAGGAATTAAGCCCTACCACAGGTGAAATCTGCCATAATCCCAACTTGCAGATCAACTACTTCGGACAGACCAACATTAACCGCCTGAATCTGGAAAATTCCGTCGAGGAAGAAATCGCCAGCGCCATCGCGGAAGTGTCCCAGAAGAGCCGTGCCCGCGGGCTTGCAGGTCTCATGATGTTCAGCGGTGACAACGCCCTGAAAAAAGTGAAGGTCCTTTCTGGTGGTGAACGTAGCCGCGTGCTGTTGGGAAAAATTCTTGCCAGCCAGTGCAACATGCTGCTGCTGGACGAACCCACCAACCATCTGGACATGGAATCCATCGAAAGTCTCATTGACGCTCTGGACGACTACGAAGGAACCGCCATGGTGGTCACCCATGACGAAGAACTGCTTCACGCCTTCGCCAACCGTCTGGTGGTTTTCGATGGTGGCAAGTGCAGGATTTTCGAAGGCACCTACAAGGACTTCCTTGAAAAAGTGGGCTGGGCAGCCGAAAAGAAGCCCGGCGGAATGGATGGCGAAAACGCCAAGCTCAGTAACATCGACGTCACCAAGGACGCAACTCCTGCAGCCTCCCAGGCACCCTCCGCCAAGATGGACCGTAAGGCTCGCGCCGACTACATCGCCGAACGTTCCAAGGTCATCAAGCCTCTGGAAAAGGCCATCGCGAAAATTGAAGAAGATATCGCCAAGGCCGAAGAACAGTCCGGCGCACTGGAAGCAAAGCTGGTTACCGCCTCCGAATCCGGCGACGGCAATGCTATTACTTCCATCGCCAAGGAAATGGACGACATCAAGAAAAAGATCGACGATCTCTACACTCAATATGAGGTAAAGAACGCCGAACTGGAAGCCGCCAACGACAAGTATCCGCTGGATTAA
- a CDS encoding co-chaperone GroES family protein, with amino-acid sequence MLNPLKNIVVIGDRILIKPLEAANKTSSGLYLPPSVKEHDSVHTGLVVKVGPGYPIPANQDPDAAFRGEAGDAVNYVPLQVKEGDEALYLHANGTELEVGGERYVIISQNAVLLVVRPEVPDDVSSIDSL; translated from the coding sequence ATGCTGAATCCCCTTAAGAATATTGTAGTGATTGGTGATCGTATCTTGATCAAGCCCTTGGAAGCTGCCAACAAGACCAGCAGCGGACTTTACCTGCCTCCCAGCGTCAAGGAACACGATTCCGTCCATACGGGCCTGGTAGTAAAGGTGGGCCCTGGCTATCCCATCCCTGCAAATCAGGATCCGGACGCAGCCTTCCGCGGTGAAGCGGGTGACGCTGTAAACTACGTTCCCCTCCAGGTGAAGGAAGGGGACGAGGCCCTGTATCTCCACGCTAACGGCACTGAACTGGAAGTAGGCGGCGAACGCTACGTCATTATCTCCCAGAATGCGGTATTATTGGTGGTGCGCCCCGAAGTTCCGGATGACGTTTCTTCCATCGATTCCCTTTAA
- a CDS encoding M6 family metalloprotease domain-containing protein: MGVLKYFFISLVFCGSLWAMPALDRAFVLNQPDGSSLRVRSVGNEVFNFKVTADGYVVARDSLGFFSYLGEDGSNSGVHAHESENRTAQELEFLSSLNKDAVLNLLNQQKTARTYESIHKAEGSFESVDSNTPSPRYMPKAKGVLNSGEAKALVILVQFSDIKFSSSDPKSQFEKYLNAEGYSDNGNIGSVRDYFKDNSSGKFIPNFDVVGPITLSGSAYKTYGEHSRYAQAGAAVALMEALDTLVNRKTIDFTQYDSDKDGYVDFVHMIYAGLGSNDSGQDSAIWPHMWYLSLANYQLTWRSSAGKAVASSGSGFRKTYTYVDKYACSNELDGALWYDYKQKQTVGVGTFVHEFSHVMGLGDHYATDGSSVFTATYWDVMDAGAYNYASQGAGMATAPPYYSAFEKEYLGWSKPDQIVEGDGLELLPVQENKAVKVVNPKNTDEFYVLEYRNRSKWDVGLPNHGMLIWHIDYDSLTWYNAKVNTSERLHVDVVEADGVADEWTVTADVFPGTSWSKRYNSFNKFVTWDGSDLDVSLSNITEANDYSKVTFNVKFGDSYEGPIVSSSSEEIEVASSSSQEPVIIESSSSEIVVVEPVVQSSSSEQVLESSSSEVIAEVGSSDSALPVRNGVRAGVKISRANGVLTISGLPQGNKVLRVFSLNGNLLMSQPVTGGTITLDKARTFGNIPVVVKVDSFVQMRF; this comes from the coding sequence ATGGGCGTGTTAAAATACTTCTTCATTAGTTTGGTGTTTTGTGGAAGTCTTTGGGCCATGCCTGCCCTGGATCGTGCATTTGTATTGAATCAGCCGGATGGTAGTTCTTTACGGGTCCGCTCCGTAGGTAATGAGGTCTTTAATTTTAAGGTAACCGCGGACGGCTACGTAGTGGCCCGCGACAGTCTGGGATTTTTTTCGTACCTAGGGGAGGATGGCTCCAATTCGGGAGTTCATGCCCATGAAAGCGAAAATCGTACCGCCCAGGAACTAGAATTCCTGAGTTCACTCAACAAAGATGCCGTTCTGAATTTGCTGAACCAGCAAAAAACGGCTCGCACTTATGAAAGTATCCATAAGGCAGAGGGTAGCTTTGAATCTGTGGATTCAAACACGCCTAGCCCCAGATATATGCCGAAGGCTAAGGGCGTTCTCAATAGCGGGGAGGCTAAGGCTCTCGTAATTCTGGTGCAGTTCAGCGATATCAAGTTCTCGTCCAGCGATCCGAAATCCCAGTTTGAGAAATACCTCAACGCAGAGGGATATAGTGACAACGGGAATATTGGAAGCGTCAGGGATTACTTTAAGGATAATTCCTCTGGAAAGTTTATTCCCAACTTCGATGTGGTAGGCCCCATTACTCTTTCGGGAAGTGCCTACAAGACTTATGGCGAACATTCCAGATATGCTCAGGCTGGTGCAGCTGTTGCCCTGATGGAAGCCCTTGACACTCTGGTGAACCGTAAGACCATTGATTTTACCCAGTATGATAGCGATAAGGATGGCTACGTTGACTTTGTCCATATGATTTATGCGGGTCTTGGCTCCAATGACTCCGGGCAGGATTCTGCCATATGGCCTCACATGTGGTACTTGTCCCTGGCCAATTATCAACTGACCTGGAGGTCGTCTGCTGGTAAGGCTGTCGCTTCATCGGGAAGTGGATTCCGGAAGACTTATACTTACGTGGATAAATATGCGTGTTCCAATGAATTGGATGGAGCCCTCTGGTATGATTACAAGCAAAAACAGACTGTTGGCGTGGGAACCTTCGTTCATGAATTCAGCCATGTGATGGGCCTGGGGGATCATTATGCTACAGATGGTTCAAGTGTATTTACAGCGACCTATTGGGACGTAATGGATGCTGGCGCTTATAACTACGCAAGCCAGGGCGCAGGAATGGCGACCGCCCCTCCCTATTATTCCGCCTTTGAAAAGGAATATCTGGGCTGGTCCAAACCGGATCAAATCGTGGAAGGAGACGGACTTGAGTTACTTCCTGTTCAGGAGAATAAGGCCGTCAAGGTGGTCAATCCGAAAAATACGGATGAGTTCTATGTGCTTGAATATCGAAACCGCTCCAAGTGGGATGTGGGTTTGCCTAATCACGGAATGTTGATTTGGCACATTGATTACGACAGCTTGACTTGGTACAATGCGAAAGTCAACACTTCCGAAAGACTTCACGTAGACGTGGTGGAAGCGGATGGGGTTGCTGACGAGTGGACTGTTACTGCCGACGTGTTCCCTGGAACTTCCTGGTCGAAGAGGTATAATTCCTTCAATAAGTTTGTGACCTGGGATGGCTCTGATTTGGATGTTTCCCTTTCTAATATTACGGAAGCCAATGATTATAGCAAGGTCACGTTCAATGTGAAATTCGGGGATTCCTACGAAGGACCTATTGTAAGTTCCTCTAGTGAAGAAATAGAGGTTGCCTCGTCCAGTAGCCAGGAGCCAGTGATTATTGAAAGTTCATCCAGTGAAATAGTTGTGGTTGAGCCCGTTGTGCAGTCCAGTAGTTCTGAACAGGTTCTGGAGAGCAGCTCCAGCGAAGTCATTGCAGAAGTCGGCAGCTCCGATAGTGCGCTCCCTGTGCGTAATGGCGTGAGGGCTGGCGTCAAGATTTCCCGCGCTAATGGCGTTCTGACTATTTCCGGCCTGCCGCAGGGAAACAAGGTCCTTCGGGTATTTTCCTTGAATGGTAACCTGCTGATGTCCCAGCCGGTAACGGGCGGCACGATTACGCTGGATAAGGCCCGTACCTTCGGGAATATTCCTGTTGTCGTCAAGGTGGATTCCTTTGTCCAGATGCGTTTTTAA
- a CDS encoding TonB-dependent siderophore receptor, producing the protein MPLLRIINILILLLVAFPVWTVAQEGASPEGLPKEKTILFKGVVQDTSFAADEKLNVEILETGEALQTTVGTPFQVELPEDTLWNVCVTNSDTSGAEKEKCYELVYLGKDSVFSHVLGDAGVTDTTQVPEQTAEKVPDVNGELAESPSRGAPGDLAEKDTSAASSDSADKSDDVDVDALLAAGKDSGKVTEMKKVVVQLRRRPKRKAGESVVSAKSIKRMPGLGEADVIRSIQQLPGVVASSDFSTKIYVRGGAADQNLFLYDNAVVYSPTHFFGLFSTFLVETIDGVEFYKSGFPAQYGNRLSSVLKMDGRAGGQDTTEEWFSKSSIKISTFAAQAHTEGHKGNARWVLAGRTTYIGYILDLCNAIGLLDLNIDYEFTDLQGDFMYEFSPDTKLKFSFYVGQDVLEFDPLYVDWGNVAIPINLSHRFGDWDYNATFSFSQFYQTMKLTDLINIGQELYTFSAKQWLNYRGVDNHTFTMGYELEYDWDKFYEYISSMKAVDIQKPFHHVLYGQDAWRINDDWLLTYGLRLNYQDLSRDFGIEPRFSLVWNIDDKKTLEFYGGHYLQYMNSIMFGDSESLNEFYYPSVTTSKGKHLEPARSNLFAVEYKQAQILDEFDFTAGAYFKTQNNLNTFMMQMDSTDETSSSDFLLADNFGTAEGYSFGYELSLRREKGAVFGGINWSQSLSVLKSNDGTKAYFPSWHQPYAVKADLGINWKGEDGIWPHPKKGRYFRSSVVVKYSAGMPISEYLGYFYQQKMEDQKYTDNVQVIPGSRNAGRQTDYFRIDVKAIDIGREGKWNFSWTIINLTDHENMFYTYYDTNKNPPEYKTISQFPFLPIMLNYEYYF; encoded by the coding sequence ATGCCCCTTTTGAGAATCATAAACATTCTTATTTTGCTTTTGGTTGCGTTCCCCGTGTGGACCGTGGCTCAGGAAGGTGCGTCCCCGGAGGGTTTGCCTAAGGAGAAAACCATTCTCTTTAAGGGCGTTGTTCAGGATACTTCCTTTGCCGCTGATGAAAAGCTGAATGTGGAAATCCTGGAAACGGGTGAGGCCCTCCAGACCACTGTTGGGACGCCTTTCCAGGTGGAACTTCCCGAAGATACCTTGTGGAACGTTTGCGTTACCAATTCCGACACTAGCGGCGCCGAGAAGGAAAAATGCTACGAGCTGGTGTATTTAGGGAAGGATAGCGTCTTTAGCCATGTGCTGGGAGATGCCGGCGTGACGGACACAACCCAGGTTCCCGAGCAAACCGCTGAAAAGGTCCCCGATGTCAATGGCGAGCTTGCCGAGTCACCAAGTCGAGGGGCGCCCGGTGACCTTGCTGAAAAGGACACTTCGGCTGCATCCAGTGACTCTGCCGACAAGTCTGATGATGTGGATGTGGACGCCTTGCTGGCGGCCGGTAAGGATAGCGGCAAGGTGACGGAAATGAAGAAGGTGGTGGTGCAGTTGCGTCGCCGTCCCAAGCGTAAGGCGGGTGAATCTGTGGTTTCCGCCAAGTCCATCAAGCGTATGCCGGGCCTGGGTGAAGCGGACGTAATCCGCAGTATCCAGCAGTTGCCTGGCGTGGTGGCAAGTTCCGACTTTAGCACGAAAATTTATGTCCGCGGTGGGGCGGCCGACCAGAATCTGTTCCTGTACGATAATGCGGTGGTGTATTCGCCTACGCACTTCTTCGGCCTTTTCAGTACCTTCCTGGTGGAAACCATCGACGGTGTGGAATTCTACAAGAGCGGTTTCCCTGCGCAGTACGGTAACCGTTTGAGTTCCGTGCTAAAGATGGATGGACGCGCCGGCGGTCAGGATACAACAGAGGAATGGTTTAGCAAGAGTAGCATTAAGATCAGTACTTTTGCGGCTCAGGCACATACGGAAGGACATAAGGGTAACGCCCGCTGGGTTCTCGCTGGACGTACGACCTATATCGGCTACATTCTGGATTTGTGCAATGCCATTGGCCTTTTGGATCTGAATATCGATTATGAATTCACGGACCTGCAGGGAGACTTTATGTATGAATTCTCCCCGGATACGAAACTTAAGTTCAGTTTCTATGTGGGTCAGGATGTTCTGGAATTTGACCCCCTTTATGTGGACTGGGGAAACGTTGCCATTCCTATCAATTTGAGCCATCGTTTTGGTGACTGGGATTATAACGCCACCTTCTCCTTCAGTCAGTTCTACCAGACCATGAAACTGACGGACTTGATTAACATCGGTCAGGAACTTTACACCTTCTCCGCAAAGCAGTGGCTGAACTATCGCGGTGTGGACAACCATACCTTTACCATGGGCTACGAGCTGGAATATGACTGGGACAAGTTCTACGAATACATTTCCAGCATGAAGGCTGTGGATATCCAGAAGCCGTTCCATCATGTGCTTTACGGTCAGGACGCTTGGCGAATCAATGATGATTGGCTCTTGACTTATGGCCTTCGCTTGAACTATCAGGATCTTTCCCGAGATTTCGGTATTGAACCGAGATTCTCCCTGGTGTGGAATATTGACGACAAGAAGACTCTTGAATTCTATGGCGGTCATTACCTGCAGTACATGAACTCCATCATGTTCGGCGACAGTGAATCCCTCAATGAATTCTACTACCCGTCAGTCACAACCTCCAAGGGTAAGCATTTGGAACCAGCCCGCTCCAATCTTTTTGCGGTGGAGTATAAGCAGGCCCAGATTCTGGATGAATTCGACTTTACGGCAGGTGCCTATTTCAAGACACAGAACAACTTGAATACCTTCATGATGCAGATGGATTCCACAGACGAAACATCCTCCTCGGATTTTCTGCTGGCGGATAACTTTGGAACTGCTGAAGGGTATTCCTTTGGTTATGAACTTTCACTCCGTCGTGAAAAGGGGGCTGTCTTTGGCGGCATCAACTGGAGCCAGAGTTTAAGTGTGCTGAAAAGTAACGACGGTACCAAAGCCTATTTCCCCAGCTGGCATCAGCCCTATGCTGTGAAGGCAGATCTTGGCATCAACTGGAAGGGTGAAGACGGTATCTGGCCTCACCCGAAGAAGGGCCGTTACTTCAGATCCTCTGTGGTGGTGAAGTATTCTGCAGGTATGCCTATCAGTGAATATCTGGGTTACTTCTACCAGCAGAAAATGGAAGACCAGAAGTATACGGATAATGTCCAGGTTATTCCCGGCAGCCGCAATGCAGGCCGCCAGACGGATTACTTTCGTATAGATGTGAAGGCTATTGATATTGGTCGTGAAGGCAAGTGGAACTTTAGCTGGACCATCATTAACTTGACCGATCACGAAAACATGTTCTATACCTATTACGATACCAATAAGAACCCGCCAGAGTATAAGACTATTTCTCAGTTCCCCTTTTTGCCGATTATGTTGAATTATGAATACTATTTCTAA
- a CDS encoding DUF3450 family protein: MKKKTLVILLFAMAFAGNAFADVDSDIRDMKLEKEKLNSEIAKLNSQISATDSMLKADDKRFKTLQERYRKDKERRKSEIDSLNLKIKDVAEQLQQERNKQARAKNRSENVKSKRKALSTALVTISKQLEFQISQTLPWERETRLDRAKSLTRDIESGNASEEEAFSRLKALIAEETKFGDEVAIINSPLTRKNGELINAQILRIGNQWMIYSDENGTVYGALVRKVAASSSGDNRAAVTYEWVEDLNLAERDAIRFALDVKQAKKPPQMVNLPVSLSIVREEK; this comes from the coding sequence ATGAAGAAGAAAACTCTAGTGATTTTATTGTTCGCCATGGCGTTCGCCGGCAATGCGTTTGCCGATGTGGATTCCGACATTCGGGACATGAAGCTGGAAAAGGAAAAGCTGAATAGCGAAATTGCAAAACTGAATTCCCAGATTTCCGCAACCGATTCCATGCTGAAAGCGGATGACAAACGTTTCAAAACTTTGCAGGAACGTTACAGGAAGGATAAGGAACGCCGCAAGTCCGAAATAGATTCCTTGAATCTCAAGATCAAGGATGTTGCAGAACAGCTCCAGCAGGAACGCAATAAACAAGCTCGTGCCAAGAATCGTAGCGAAAACGTGAAGTCCAAGCGCAAGGCTCTTAGCACTGCATTGGTGACCATCAGTAAGCAACTGGAATTTCAGATTTCCCAGACCCTGCCTTGGGAACGTGAGACCCGTCTGGACCGTGCAAAATCCTTGACTCGAGATATTGAAAGTGGGAACGCTTCCGAAGAAGAAGCCTTCTCCCGCTTGAAGGCTCTCATTGCCGAAGAAACCAAGTTCGGTGATGAAGTCGCCATTATTAATTCTCCGCTGACTCGCAAGAACGGGGAACTGATTAACGCCCAGATTCTCCGCATTGGCAACCAGTGGATGATTTATAGCGATGAAAACGGAACGGTTTACGGCGCCCTGGTTCGTAAGGTAGCTGCTTCCTCTTCTGGAGATAATCGTGCCGCCGTCACCTACGAATGGGTGGAAGACTTGAACTTGGCAGAACGTGATGCCATCCGTTTTGCTCTGGATGTGAAGCAGGCAAAGAAGCCCCCTCAGATGGTGAACCTGCCTGTAAGTCTCTCTATTGTTAGGGAGGAAAAGTAA
- a CDS encoding MotA/TolQ/ExbB proton channel family protein gives MKNLLNTLLLIAILSGSAFAWPWSSKEAVVDSAKIRDSLKLVEYKELQREVDALTRIRLQKADSLEKLEAEHWRKRYNETQLTEEHQTETRELDGRYSKLSTDLGRVNEEVMASKDVTTDAEEKAKSDESAYDALNTQVKLSVDKSLGEITGDYPVGMNDRLVNLKKAQDEADAKTPNTLSVTRLFLEDQLKRHEMTYTQSYGNTLSQVGSRPDVNVNRLRLGTVFLGEVATDGSAGGVGEVQALLRSGALQGKVFEWNNTLPPEMSATIRSAVSQASAAQSQSAAQSAIIPLDVLQNKAVKNSITDTKELTWKEELQAFFKKGGIVMYPLMLVAIFALLLSLERFIVLTIRGRIGKRFVKKVEGMVRENRYEDAANLCLKKESSLSMVMFSVLNKARETRDAAEKSLQEALLREQPKLERRMGLLAAMGSIAPLLGLLGTVTGIITLFNVITEVGTNDARVLAGGISEALVTTETGLIIAIPVMILHGLLSEKIEKVTSELYVQSTSLLNKIFPKED, from the coding sequence ATGAAGAATCTTTTGAATACTCTGCTGCTAATTGCGATTCTTTCTGGTTCTGCTTTTGCTTGGCCTTGGTCCTCGAAGGAAGCTGTTGTAGATAGTGCCAAAATCCGCGATTCCCTGAAGTTGGTGGAATACAAGGAGCTGCAGCGTGAAGTGGATGCATTGACCCGCATTCGCCTGCAGAAGGCCGACTCTCTGGAAAAGCTGGAAGCGGAACACTGGCGCAAGCGTTATAACGAAACTCAGCTGACGGAAGAACATCAGACTGAAACTCGCGAGCTGGATGGCCGTTACTCCAAGTTGTCTACTGACCTTGGCCGCGTGAATGAAGAAGTCATGGCCAGCAAGGACGTGACGACGGATGCCGAAGAAAAGGCAAAGTCCGATGAATCCGCCTACGATGCCTTGAACACTCAGGTGAAACTCTCTGTGGATAAGTCCCTCGGAGAAATCACTGGTGATTATCCCGTGGGGATGAATGACCGTCTGGTGAATTTGAAGAAGGCTCAGGATGAAGCCGACGCCAAGACTCCGAATACGCTTTCTGTTACCCGTCTCTTCCTGGAAGACCAGCTGAAGCGTCACGAAATGACCTACACTCAGTCCTACGGAAATACCCTCTCTCAGGTGGGTTCCCGTCCCGATGTAAATGTCAATCGCTTGCGCCTGGGCACCGTCTTCCTAGGCGAAGTGGCTACGGATGGTTCCGCAGGTGGTGTGGGTGAAGTTCAGGCATTGCTCCGCTCCGGTGCATTGCAGGGTAAGGTTTTCGAATGGAATAATACGCTCCCTCCGGAAATGTCTGCTACCATCCGCTCCGCCGTCTCTCAGGCAAGTGCCGCGCAATCCCAATCTGCTGCACAATCTGCAATCATCCCTCTAGATGTGCTCCAGAATAAGGCCGTGAAGAACTCCATTACAGACACTAAGGAATTAACCTGGAAGGAAGAACTGCAGGCCTTCTTCAAGAAGGGTGGCATTGTGATGTACCCCCTCATGCTGGTGGCGATTTTTGCACTGCTCCTTTCTCTGGAACGTTTCATCGTGCTGACCATCCGCGGCCGCATCGGCAAGCGTTTCGTCAAGAAGGTGGAAGGCATGGTTCGTGAAAATCGCTATGAAGATGCCGCCAACCTTTGCCTCAAAAAGGAAAGCAGCCTCTCCATGGTTATGTTCTCCGTCCTGAACAAGGCCCGCGAAACTCGTGATGCAGCGGAAAAGTCCCTGCAGGAAGCTCTGCTCCGTGAACAGCCCAAATTGGAACGCCGCATGGGCCTGCTGGCTGCCATGGGTTCCATCGCACCGCTGTTAGGTTTGCTGGGTACGGTGACTGGTATTATTACCCTCTTTAACGTGATTACGGAAGTAGGTACCAATGATGCCCGCGTCTTGGCTGGCGGTATTTCCGAAGCTCTGGTCACCACGGAAACGGGCTTGATCATTGCAATCCCCGTCATGATTCTCCACGGCCTCCTCAGCGAAAAAATCGAGAAGGTCACCAGCGAACTTTACGTCCAGAGCACCAGCCTCCTGAATAAAATTTTCCCGAAGGAAGATTAA
- a CDS encoding MotA/TolQ/ExbB proton channel family protein codes for MNNSVYIVIEALQKTYGAGGIVMLPILLCGAIGFYYLYSAWFRIGRDYFRKDSHRVVKHLREDLQNSKTGEARTARGRLKKRGGILARELHLALKVAIETPSEYEDYMQVRMIKTLRYMQQGNHIVSVMAAAAPLLGLLGTVTGMVSTFEVITLYGNQNPVLMADGISEALISTQSGLLIAFPLTLLKQRLDERIEILSQQLQLGATVIENFIGNKSRKI; via the coding sequence TTGAACAACAGCGTTTACATAGTCATAGAAGCTTTGCAGAAGACTTATGGTGCCGGCGGCATCGTAATGTTGCCCATCCTGCTGTGTGGCGCCATTGGCTTCTATTATCTGTACTCTGCCTGGTTCCGCATTGGTCGTGATTACTTCCGCAAGGATTCCCACAGGGTGGTAAAGCACCTGCGGGAAGATTTGCAGAACAGCAAGACGGGGGAGGCTCGCACTGCTCGGGGCCGCCTGAAAAAGCGTGGTGGAATTCTTGCCCGAGAGCTGCATCTCGCCCTGAAAGTGGCCATCGAAACTCCCTCGGAATATGAAGACTATATGCAGGTGCGCATGATCAAGACCTTGCGTTACATGCAGCAGGGCAATCACATTGTTTCCGTGATGGCTGCGGCCGCTCCGCTGCTGGGCCTGCTGGGAACGGTGACGGGCATGGTATCCACCTTCGAAGTGATTACCCTTTACGGAAACCAGAATCCAGTTTTAATGGCAGATGGTATTTCCGAAGCATTGATTTCTACACAGAGCGGATTGCTCATTGCATTCCCTCTCACCCTCTTGAAGCAACGCCTGGATGAACGAATTGAGATTCTTTCCCAGCAATTGCAGCTAGGCGCAACCGTTATTGAAAATTTTATTGGGAACAAATCCCGCAAGATTTAA
- a CDS encoding biopolymer transporter ExbD, which translates to MNFNLPQRKQKDMGIDMGPLMDIVFILLIFFVVTSSFTRETGVDVTKPQAQSASQLEKENILIAITREGTIHINERQVDLASLQDILKQSLAKTPDREAVVIADKGAETGVLVQVIDACNMSGVKKVSIAAQAD; encoded by the coding sequence ATGAATTTTAACCTCCCGCAGCGAAAGCAAAAAGACATGGGCATCGATATGGGCCCCTTGATGGACATCGTGTTCATCTTGTTGATCTTCTTTGTGGTTACTTCCAGCTTTACACGAGAAACTGGCGTGGACGTTACCAAGCCCCAGGCCCAGAGTGCTTCCCAACTGGAAAAGGAAAACATCCTCATCGCCATCACTCGCGAAGGGACGATCCATATTAACGAACGCCAGGTGGACTTGGCTAGCCTCCAGGATATTCTCAAACAGTCCTTGGCAAAAACTCCGGACCGTGAAGCCGTCGTAATTGCCGATAAGGGCGCCGAAACGGGTGTACTCGTCCAGGTCATTGACGCCTGTAATATGAGTGGCGTCAAGAAAGTATCCATCGCAGCTCAGGCAGATTAG